In Kryptolebias marmoratus isolate JLee-2015 linkage group LG20, ASM164957v2, whole genome shotgun sequence, a genomic segment contains:
- the trnau1apb gene encoding tRNA selenocysteine 1-associated protein 1-like isoform X1, which yields MCGQSVWTLAFLFLHDTQKQTNFSLQLDPYMDENFVKQAFSTMGESPLGVKIITHRITGGSAGYCFVELADEASVDRCVQRLNGKLVPGSNPPRKFKLNFATYGKRPEAGPEFSVFVGDLASEVDDFQLHQVFKKYPSCKGAKVVTDHYGYSKGYGFVKFGEESEQKKAIEECQGTMLGGKPLRLSIAVAKSQKTPNYQGGQGQSYHSNYNQTQSGYYASHTAGQGGYYSQWGGYDQYGGYSGGYGSGYGSGYNSNYNTGYNYNYGPYGYPPPGHMMPPPPVGMPPMTTDVTGAVESQEQTEDIEEDNIEEPIPECDVELWNKDFMQRSEELYDAMMNSHWEPLDSVDSPIPTFS from the exons ATGTGTGGACAGTCGGTGTGGACGctggcatttttgtttttgcacgacacccaaaaacaaacaaatttttcCTTGCAG CTGGACCCGTATATGGACGAGAACTTTGTGAAACAGGCCTTTAGCACTATGGGAGAATCACCGTTAGGAGTCAAGATCATCACTCACAGGATAACAGG TGGTTCTGCAGGTTACTGCTTTGTCGAGCTGGCAGACGAAGCGAGTGTCGACCGCTGCGTACAAAGGCTCAACGGGAAGTTGGTTCCAGGATCAAACCCG CCCCGGAAGTTTAAGCTAAATTTTGCCACCTACGGGAAGCGACCAGAGGCTGG GCCGGAGTTCTCAGTGTTTGTGGGGGACTTGGCCTCTGAGGTGGACGACTTTCAGCTGCATCAAGTATTTAAGAAGTACCCGTCCTGCAAAGGAGCCAAAGTAGTCACCGACCACTACGGGTACTCAAA AGGCTACGGCTTCGTAAAGTTTGGGGAGGAGAGCGAGCAGAAGAAGGCCATCGAGGAGTGCCAGGGCACGATGCTGGGGGGGAAGCCACTCAGGCTCAGTATCGCTGTCGCAAAAAG ccagAAAACACCCAACTACCAGGGGGGCCAGGGCCAGAGTTACCATAGCAACTATAATCAGACACAGTCCGGTTACTACGCCAGCCATACAGCTGGTCAGGGGGGTTATTACTCTCAGTGGGGCGGATACGATCAGTACGGTGGCTACAGCGGCGGCTACGGGAGCGGCTACGGCAGCGGCTACAACAGCAACTACAACACCGGCTACAACTATAATTATGGGCCCTACGGGTACCCCCCGCCAGGCCACATGATGCCACCGCCCCCCGTGGGGATGCCACCCATGACCACCGACGTGACAGGAGCTGTAGAG AGCCAAGAGCAGACGGAAGACATCGAGGAAGATAACATAGAAG AACCCATCCCTGAATGTGACGTGGAGCTGTGGAACAAAGATTTTATGCAGCGGAGTGAAGAGCTTTACGACGCCATGATGAACTCTCACTGGGAGCCTCTGGACTCTGTTGACTCCCCCATCCCCACTTTCTCTTGA
- the trnau1apb gene encoding tRNA selenocysteine 1-associated protein 1-like isoform X2, with the protein MMFNRQNSLWMGDLDPYMDENFVKQAFSTMGESPLGVKIITHRITGGSAGYCFVELADEASVDRCVQRLNGKLVPGSNPPRKFKLNFATYGKRPEAGPEFSVFVGDLASEVDDFQLHQVFKKYPSCKGAKVVTDHYGYSKGYGFVKFGEESEQKKAIEECQGTMLGGKPLRLSIAVAKSQKTPNYQGGQGQSYHSNYNQTQSGYYASHTAGQGGYYSQWGGYDQYGGYSGGYGSGYGSGYNSNYNTGYNYNYGPYGYPPPGHMMPPPPVGMPPMTTDVTGAVESQEQTEDIEEDNIEEPIPECDVELWNKDFMQRSEELYDAMMNSHWEPLDSVDSPIPTFS; encoded by the exons ATGATGTTTAACAGACAGAACAGTCTGTGGATGGGGGAT CTGGACCCGTATATGGACGAGAACTTTGTGAAACAGGCCTTTAGCACTATGGGAGAATCACCGTTAGGAGTCAAGATCATCACTCACAGGATAACAGG TGGTTCTGCAGGTTACTGCTTTGTCGAGCTGGCAGACGAAGCGAGTGTCGACCGCTGCGTACAAAGGCTCAACGGGAAGTTGGTTCCAGGATCAAACCCG CCCCGGAAGTTTAAGCTAAATTTTGCCACCTACGGGAAGCGACCAGAGGCTGG GCCGGAGTTCTCAGTGTTTGTGGGGGACTTGGCCTCTGAGGTGGACGACTTTCAGCTGCATCAAGTATTTAAGAAGTACCCGTCCTGCAAAGGAGCCAAAGTAGTCACCGACCACTACGGGTACTCAAA AGGCTACGGCTTCGTAAAGTTTGGGGAGGAGAGCGAGCAGAAGAAGGCCATCGAGGAGTGCCAGGGCACGATGCTGGGGGGGAAGCCACTCAGGCTCAGTATCGCTGTCGCAAAAAG ccagAAAACACCCAACTACCAGGGGGGCCAGGGCCAGAGTTACCATAGCAACTATAATCAGACACAGTCCGGTTACTACGCCAGCCATACAGCTGGTCAGGGGGGTTATTACTCTCAGTGGGGCGGATACGATCAGTACGGTGGCTACAGCGGCGGCTACGGGAGCGGCTACGGCAGCGGCTACAACAGCAACTACAACACCGGCTACAACTATAATTATGGGCCCTACGGGTACCCCCCGCCAGGCCACATGATGCCACCGCCCCCCGTGGGGATGCCACCCATGACCACCGACGTGACAGGAGCTGTAGAG AGCCAAGAGCAGACGGAAGACATCGAGGAAGATAACATAGAAG AACCCATCCCTGAATGTGACGTGGAGCTGTGGAACAAAGATTTTATGCAGCGGAGTGAAGAGCTTTACGACGCCATGATGAACTCTCACTGGGAGCCTCTGGACTCTGTTGACTCCCCCATCCCCACTTTCTCTTGA
- the fitm1l gene encoding fat storage-inducing transmembrane protein 1, producing the protein MWVQMFLNTVLVVLTDVAAGLLGTTLCRQHFHLLLSAVVVFGPALSLWVSQHSVFARRSHFLYRLFLRSGWGWTCIFVGSFVFLLSFSIRRSLSLSLRHLSRLAVAGGLWLGCCRLLDLLENATGSCYEALQSGPEVSNGQPLLVLREGESKSECLKAGMLWRGYEVSEDVFLLCLCCLLLVEETAVFGPYLSLGGISDAPLRILFFFCVLLLGLWIFLLLCLLAYFPHFPTQLLGGALGCLVWRGLYQGWYRLGPSWYCPGRPGHGLLNTKTSSNETEDTGSYNHYN; encoded by the exons ATGTGGGTTCAGATGTTCCTCAACACGGTGCTGGTGGTCCTGACGGACGTGGCAGCCGGGTTGCTGGGTACCACTCTGTGTCGGCAGCATTTCCACTTGCTGCTGTCTGCGGTGGTGGTGTTCGGCCCTGCACTCAGCCTCTGGGTCTCTCAGCACAGTGTGTTCGCCAGGAGGAGCCACTTCCTCTACAG GTTGTTCTTACGCTCTGGTTGGGGGTGGACGTGCATCTTCGTCGGCTCTttcgtcttcctcctctccttctccatCCGTCGTTCCCTCTCACTGTCCCTGCGTCATCTCTCCAGGCTTGCAGTGGCCGGTGGACTGTGGCTGGGTTGCTGCAGACTGCTGGACCTCCTGGAGAACGCCACGGGGAGCTGCTACGAAGCGTTACAGTCTGGTCCGGAGGTCAGCAACGGGCAGCCTCTGCTGGTGCTGCGCGAGGGGGAGAGCAAGTCTGAGTGCCTGAAGGCCGGGATGCTGTGGAGGGGGTATGAGGTTTCCGAGGACGTTTTCCTTCTCTGCCTGTGCTGCCTGCTGCTGGTGGAGGAAACGGCCGTGTTTGGCCCTTACCTCAGCCTCGGGGGGATCTCTGATGCCCCCCTGAGgatcctcttcttcttttgtgttCTTCTTCTTGGACTTTGGatctttctgctgctctgcctCTTAGCCTATTTCCCTCACTTCCCCACCCAGCTGCTGGGGGGTGCTCTAGGCTGTCTCGTTTGGAGGGGACTGTATCAGGGCTGGTATCGGCTGGGGCCCAGCTGGTACTGCCCCGGGAGGCCCGGTCATGGACTGCTTAATACTAAGACCAGCAGCAATGAGACAGAGGACACAGGGAGCTACAATCACTACAATTAa